A single window of Alphaproteobacteria bacterium DNA harbors:
- a CDS encoding bifunctional riboflavin kinase/FAD synthetase codes for MRVLRHYENVPDSARGSVAAIGNFDGLHLGHQAVFGAARSVAQETGSSWSVISFEPHPYDVFHPGTATFRLTPFRIKVSLLDELGLDTAFVLPFDAALYRKSATDFVTEVLVAGLGISHLVIGADFVFGRHRGGDADLMAKLARQTGFGLSILEKITDADALPYSSTKVRQYLTAGQPRLAATQLGRAWAIEGRVEAGDKRGRTIGFPTANIALGEFLVPAEGVYAVRVGIVGETGVAWRDGVANAGRRPTVGGDGVLLEVHLFDFDDDLYGKYLRVAVIDHLRAEKKFDGIDQLRAQIARDADRARTILATDKTALEIGVTRPPSVAAKRIAL; via the coding sequence ATGCGCGTATTGCGTCACTACGAAAATGTGCCCGATTCCGCTCGCGGCAGCGTGGCGGCGATCGGCAATTTCGATGGCCTTCACCTTGGCCACCAAGCGGTGTTCGGCGCGGCGCGGAGCGTAGCGCAGGAAACCGGATCGTCGTGGTCGGTGATCAGCTTCGAGCCGCACCCCTACGACGTGTTCCATCCCGGGACCGCGACGTTTCGCCTGACTCCGTTTCGGATCAAGGTGTCGCTGCTCGACGAGCTCGGCTTGGACACCGCCTTCGTGCTGCCGTTCGACGCCGCGCTCTACCGCAAGTCGGCGACCGATTTCGTGACCGAGGTTCTGGTCGCCGGTCTCGGTATTTCGCATCTCGTCATCGGCGCGGATTTCGTCTTTGGACGCCATCGTGGCGGCGACGCCGATTTGATGGCCAAACTGGCCAGGCAAACGGGATTCGGCCTGTCCATCCTCGAAAAAATCACCGACGCCGATGCGCTGCCCTATTCCTCGACCAAGGTTCGCCAGTACCTGACCGCAGGCCAGCCGCGTCTGGCGGCGACCCAGTTGGGGCGCGCCTGGGCGATCGAGGGCCGTGTCGAGGCCGGCGACAAACGCGGCCGCACGATCGGCTTTCCGACCGCCAATATCGCGCTCGGCGAGTTTCTCGTTCCGGCCGAGGGGGTCTATGCGGTGCGGGTCGGAATCGTGGGCGAGACGGGGGTCGCCTGGCGCGATGGAGTCGCCAATGCGGGTCGCCGCCCGACGGTCGGTGGCGATGGCGTTCTGCTCGAGGTTCATCTCTTCGATTTCGACGACGATCTCTACGGCAAGTATCTGCGGGTCGCCGTCATAGATCACCTCAGGGCGGAAAAGAAATTTGACGGCATCGATCAATTGAGGGCACAAATCGCTCGCGACGCCGACCGGGCGCGCACGATATTGGCGACGGACAAGACCGCGCTCGAGATCGGTGTCACCCGGCCGCCGTCGGTCGCCGCCAAACGGATCGCCTTATGA
- a CDS encoding MaoC family dehydratase, which translates to MAPEGTSAAKSQPIDDLHGCYLEDLAVGMTSTFAKTVTESDIILFAGISGDINPLHLNHEFASETMFKGRIAHGMLTASFISTVLGTKLPGPGCIYVRQDLNFKAPVRAGDTVTARGTVTAIDVKRNRVTLWTECRVADRVVLDGECVAIVPSRAA; encoded by the coding sequence ATGGCACCGGAAGGCACCAGCGCAGCTAAATCGCAGCCGATTGATGACCTCCATGGTTGTTATCTCGAGGATCTTGCGGTCGGCATGACCTCGACCTTCGCGAAAACGGTGACCGAATCGGATATCATCCTGTTCGCCGGGATATCCGGTGACATCAATCCGCTGCACCTCAACCATGAATTCGCCAGCGAAACGATGTTCAAGGGCCGGATCGCCCACGGCATGCTGACCGCGAGTTTCATTTCCACGGTCCTCGGCACCAAGCTGCCCGGGCCCGGCTGCATTTACGTGCGCCAGGACCTGAACTTCAAGGCGCCGGTGCGGGCCGGCGACACGGTAACCGCCCGCGGCACCGTTACCGCCATCGATGTCAAGCGCAACCGGGTCACCCTGTGGACCGAGTGCCGCGTCGCCGATCGGGTCGTGCTCGACGGGGAATGCGTGGCGATCGTGCCATCGCGCGCCGCCTGA
- a CDS encoding Crp/Fnr family transcriptional regulator — MAKNNTENLDGIKLLANLPQVTRDKLTKQCTWRRFAAHEQIIDRDSDSRDIYFVTKGRVRVVNFSLSGREVSFDDLDAGGFFGELSAVDGQPRSASVVALSDTVVAALSPNVFKQILKDNPDVSLAIVERLAEVIRQATDRIMDLSTLGAHNRVHAELLRLSRHGKHDDNKAVIDPAPIHADIASRVSTTRETVARVLGDLSRNGLVSREKSALIVHDVERLESLVEHFKHE; from the coding sequence GTGGCCAAAAACAACACAGAAAACTTGGACGGCATCAAGCTGCTGGCAAATTTGCCCCAAGTCACCCGCGACAAGCTCACCAAGCAATGCACTTGGCGCCGCTTCGCCGCGCACGAACAGATTATCGACCGTGACAGCGATTCGCGTGACATCTATTTCGTCACCAAGGGGCGGGTCCGGGTGGTGAATTTCTCCCTCTCGGGCCGCGAGGTCAGTTTCGATGATCTCGATGCCGGCGGTTTTTTCGGCGAATTGTCGGCGGTCGACGGACAACCGCGATCGGCCTCGGTCGTGGCCCTGTCGGACACCGTCGTGGCGGCGCTTTCACCCAATGTTTTCAAGCAGATACTGAAAGACAATCCGGACGTGTCGCTGGCCATCGTGGAGCGGCTGGCCGAGGTAATTCGGCAAGCGACGGACCGAATCATGGACCTTAGCACCCTGGGCGCGCATAACCGGGTCCACGCCGAATTGCTCCGTTTGTCGCGCCATGGCAAGCACGACGACAACAAGGCCGTGATCGATCCGGCGCCGATTCATGCCGATATCGCCAGCCGGGTCAGCACAACCCGCGAAACGGTCGCCCGCGTGCTTGGCGATCTTTCCCGTAATGGCTTGGTATCACGAGAGAAAAGCGCACTCATCGTGCATGACGTCGAGCGCCTGGAAAGCCTGGTCGAGCATTTCAAACACGAATGA
- the metZ gene encoding O-succinylhomoserine sulfhydrylase, producing the protein MSKSSIHRQRRRRRATNLVRGGLTRSEFGETSEALFLNSGFVYDSAAEAEARFKGEAEGYVYTRYGNPTVTMFEQRMALLEGAEACFGTASGMAAVFAALMCQLKAGDHVVSSRALFGSCFFIVTELLPRYGIETTLVDGPDLGQWRAAMRPGTKAVFFETPSNPTLEIIDMGAVIDLAHAVGASVIVDNVFSTPLQQQPLEYGADIVVYSGTKHIDGQGRCLGGAILSTAEFRQETLLPFVRHTGPALSPFNAWVMLKGLETLELRLDRMCRNAAHLAALLEAHPFVSRVYYPELASHPQHELAMAQMAAGGSVVSFDVSGGKEEAFAVLDSLEIIDISNNLGDTKSLITHPATTTHRAMGEEGRARIGVGDGLVRVSAGLEDIDDLAEDLLLALDAAAKRHAA; encoded by the coding sequence ATGAGCAAGAGCAGTATCCATCGTCAACGCCGCCGACGGCGGGCGACAAATCTCGTGCGTGGCGGCCTGACCCGCAGCGAATTCGGCGAGACCAGCGAGGCGCTGTTTCTTAACTCCGGTTTCGTCTACGACAGCGCGGCCGAAGCCGAGGCCCGTTTCAAGGGCGAGGCCGAGGGCTACGTCTATACCCGCTACGGGAACCCGACGGTGACCATGTTCGAGCAGCGCATGGCGTTGCTCGAAGGGGCCGAGGCCTGTTTTGGAACCGCCAGCGGGATGGCCGCGGTCTTCGCCGCGCTGATGTGCCAACTCAAAGCGGGCGATCATGTGGTCTCGTCGCGGGCCTTGTTCGGCTCCTGCTTTTTCATCGTCACCGAGCTGTTGCCGCGCTACGGCATCGAAACCACCCTTGTCGACGGGCCCGACCTCGGCCAGTGGCGCGCGGCCATGCGCCCCGGCACCAAGGCGGTGTTTTTCGAGACGCCGTCGAATCCGACCCTGGAAATCATCGACATGGGCGCGGTCATCGACCTTGCCCATGCGGTCGGCGCCTCGGTCATCGTCGACAATGTCTTCTCGACGCCGCTGCAGCAGCAGCCGCTCGAATATGGCGCCGACATCGTGGTCTATTCGGGCACCAAGCATATCGACGGCCAGGGGCGATGCCTCGGCGGCGCCATTCTTTCGACCGCCGAGTTCCGCCAGGAGACATTGTTGCCGTTCGTGCGCCATACCGGCCCGGCGCTCAGCCCGTTCAATGCGTGGGTCATGCTCAAGGGCTTGGAAACGCTCGAGCTCAGGCTCGACCGCATGTGCCGCAACGCGGCCCACCTCGCTGCCTTGCTCGAGGCCCATCCGTTCGTCTCGCGGGTCTATTATCCGGAACTTGCCAGCCACCCGCAGCACGAGTTGGCGATGGCCCAGATGGCGGCTGGCGGGTCGGTGGTCAGCTTCGACGTCAGCGGCGGTAAGGAGGAGGCGTTCGCGGTCCTCGACAGCCTCGAAATCATCGATATTTCCAACAATCTCGGCGACACCAAGAGCCTGATCACGCACCCGGCAACGACGACCCATCGGGCCATGGGCGAAGAGGGCAGGGCGCGGATCGGTGTCGGTGACGGACTGGTCCGGGTTTCGGCCGGGCTCGAGGACATCGACGATTTGGCGGAAGACCTATTGCTGGCACTCGACGCCGCCGCCAAACGTCACGCCGCCTGA
- a CDS encoding rhodanese-like domain-containing protein, protein MTAAGYAGDITSREAWDLLVADADAVLVDVRSDAEWSFVGLPNLEQLGRSPVCVSWQTYPDMALNSGFTEELSAHGVSPDKSVLLLCRSGQRSRSAAQLLTAHGYEKCFNIADGFEGPPDDTYHRGTITGWKALGLPWVQG, encoded by the coding sequence ATGACGGCCGCCGGATATGCCGGCGACATCACGTCGCGCGAGGCTTGGGATTTGCTCGTTGCCGATGCCGATGCGGTGTTGGTCGATGTGCGTTCGGACGCCGAATGGAGTTTCGTCGGGCTGCCCAATCTCGAGCAGCTTGGCCGGTCGCCGGTCTGTGTCTCGTGGCAGACCTACCCCGACATGGCGCTGAATTCCGGCTTTACCGAAGAGTTGTCCGCCCACGGCGTATCGCCGGACAAGTCCGTGCTCCTGCTGTGTCGTTCCGGCCAGCGCTCTCGGTCGGCCGCGCAGCTGCTGACGGCGCACGGCTATGAGAAATGCTTTAATATCGCCGACGGGTTCGAGGGCCCGCCAGACGACACCTATCATCGCGGCACGATTACCGGCTGGAAGGCCTTGGGCTTGCCGTGGGTGCAAGGATGA
- a CDS encoding phosphoadenylyl-sulfate reductase: MTALPKPVGYSTPCKESLSDRAAMLDGDYTAIDAGDVVERAIRRDFAGRIAVVSSFGADSAVLLDLVAQVDPTTPVIFLDTGKLFWETRNYRDILVARLGLTDVRSVEPSWYHLAKYDPDGTLHRSDPDLCCQIRKVLPLDDALAGFDAWITGRKRFQGFDRDRLTMVEVEEGRFKINPLAGSSRVEITARFVERDLPYHPLVGHGYASIGCQPCTGRVQDGDPARSGRWAGSAKTECGIHCARWFEPAEDIV; the protein is encoded by the coding sequence ATGACGGCGTTGCCAAAACCGGTCGGGTACAGCACTCCGTGTAAGGAATCATTGTCGGACCGCGCGGCAATGCTCGATGGCGACTATACCGCGATCGACGCCGGTGACGTCGTCGAGCGTGCGATCCGCCGGGACTTCGCCGGGCGGATCGCGGTCGTATCGTCATTCGGCGCCGATTCCGCCGTCCTCCTCGACCTCGTGGCACAGGTCGATCCGACGACGCCGGTCATCTTCCTCGATACCGGAAAGCTGTTCTGGGAAACCCGGAACTATCGCGACATCCTGGTTGCCCGCCTCGGTCTGACCGACGTCCGATCGGTCGAGCCGTCGTGGTATCATCTCGCCAAATACGATCCCGACGGTACCCTGCATCGCTCCGATCCGGATCTGTGCTGTCAAATCCGCAAGGTTCTGCCGCTCGACGATGCGCTGGCCGGATTCGACGCCTGGATCACCGGGCGCAAGCGGTTCCAAGGCTTTGATCGCGACCGGCTGACCATGGTCGAAGTCGAAGAGGGGCGTTTCAAGATCAACCCCCTGGCCGGATCGAGCCGGGTCGAAATCACCGCCCGCTTCGTCGAACGCGACCTTCCCTATCACCCCCTGGTCGGTCACGGCTATGCCTCGATCGGGTGCCAGCCGTGCACCGGCAGAGTGCAGGATGGCGACCCGGCGCGGTCGGGACGATGGGCGGGCAGCGCCAAGACGGAATGTGGCATCCATTGCGCGCGGTGGTTCGAACCGGCGGAGGACATCGTATGA
- a CDS encoding DUF934 domain-containing protein encodes MPLIKGGNTVVDQWRYVDDADDIIPHGPVIVSLTRWREQKESLRARSGPLGIRLAADEPPVEIADELDRFDLVALEFPVFRDGRAYSYARLLRERLGFDGELRAVGNVLRDQFLFLHRCGFDAFEVADDRHAGAWLQSISEFSVWYQPATDSRTPVLALRQAHQAAAE; translated from the coding sequence ATGCCCCTCATTAAAGGTGGAAATACTGTCGTCGATCAGTGGCGATATGTGGACGACGCCGATGACATCATTCCGCACGGCCCGGTCATCGTGTCGCTGACCCGGTGGCGGGAACAGAAGGAATCCCTGCGTGCCCGGAGCGGACCGCTCGGCATCCGGCTGGCCGCCGATGAACCGCCGGTGGAGATCGCCGACGAGCTCGATCGTTTCGATTTGGTGGCGCTCGAGTTCCCGGTTTTCCGCGACGGCCGCGCCTATTCCTACGCACGGCTGCTGCGCGAGCGCCTCGGGTTCGACGGCGAGCTGCGCGCCGTCGGCAACGTGTTGCGCGACCAGTTCCTGTTCCTCCACCGCTGTGGTTTCGATGCCTTCGAGGTGGCCGACGATCGCCACGCCGGGGCGTGGCTGCAGAGCATCTCGGAGTTTAGCGTGTGGTATCAACCGGCGACCGATTCGCGGACCCCAGTGTTGGCCCTGCGGCAGGCTCACCAAGCGGCGGCGGAATAG
- a CDS encoding nitrite/sulfite reductase produces the protein MYQYDRYDTTLVRERVAQFRGQVARRLCGELTEEEFRPLRLMNGLYLQLHAYMLRVAIPYGTLSSRQLRQLAHIARKYDRGYGHFTTRQNIQYNWPRLVDVPDILDDLAEVEMHAIQTSGNCIRNVTADQYAGAAADEIEDPRVYSEIIRQWSTLHPEFSFLPRKFKIAITGSPNDRAAVRVHDIGLRMHRNADGEVGFEVIVGGGLGRTPMVGPTIREFLPKRYLLSYLEAILRTYNQLGRRDNMFKARIKILVASVGAEEFARLVEEEWQHMKDGALALPADEIARIETFFAPPPFETLAAADAALAAARRADEAFDDWNQTNVVAHRQPGYAIVNLSLKPIGGVPGDASDRQMDAVADLADRYSFGEIRVTHEQNLVLAHVRQKDLAELWRELSAIELATPNIGQVSDIIACPGLDYCNLANARSIPVAQEISERFSDLSRQHGIGELKIKISGCINACGHHHVGHIGILGVDKKGEEFYQITLGGSADQNASLGAIVGPAFAADQVGDAVETIVETYVGLRHNGERFLDTYRRIGAEPFKEKLYAPH, from the coding sequence ATGTACCAGTACGACCGATATGACACCACCCTGGTGCGCGAACGCGTGGCCCAGTTCCGCGGCCAGGTCGCGCGCCGCCTGTGCGGCGAGCTGACGGAGGAAGAATTCCGGCCGCTCAGGCTGATGAACGGTCTTTACCTCCAACTCCACGCTTACATGCTGCGCGTCGCGATCCCCTATGGCACGCTGTCGTCCCGCCAGTTGCGGCAGTTGGCCCACATCGCGCGCAAGTACGACCGCGGGTACGGTCACTTCACCACCCGTCAGAACATCCAGTACAACTGGCCGCGGCTGGTCGACGTTCCCGACATCCTCGACGATCTCGCCGAGGTCGAGATGCACGCCATCCAGACCAGCGGCAATTGCATCCGCAACGTGACCGCCGACCAATATGCCGGCGCCGCGGCGGATGAGATCGAGGACCCGCGGGTTTATAGCGAGATCATCCGGCAGTGGTCGACCCTGCATCCGGAATTCTCGTTCCTGCCGCGCAAATTCAAGATCGCCATAACCGGCTCGCCGAACGACCGCGCCGCCGTGCGCGTTCATGACATCGGCCTCCGCATGCACCGCAACGCCGATGGCGAGGTCGGGTTCGAGGTCATCGTCGGCGGCGGCCTCGGCCGCACCCCGATGGTCGGCCCGACGATCCGCGAGTTCCTGCCCAAGCGCTACCTGCTCAGTTACCTCGAGGCGATCCTGCGCACCTATAACCAGCTCGGCCGCCGCGACAACATGTTCAAGGCACGGATCAAGATCCTGGTCGCCAGCGTCGGTGCCGAGGAATTCGCCCGCCTGGTCGAGGAGGAATGGCAGCACATGAAGGACGGTGCGCTGGCGCTGCCGGCCGACGAAATCGCCCGCATCGAGACCTTCTTCGCGCCGCCGCCGTTCGAGACGCTGGCGGCCGCGGATGCCGCGCTTGCCGCGGCGCGTCGCGCCGACGAGGCGTTCGATGATTGGAACCAGACCAATGTCGTCGCCCACCGCCAGCCCGGCTACGCCATCGTCAATCTGTCATTGAAGCCGATCGGCGGCGTGCCGGGCGATGCCAGCGACCGTCAAATGGATGCCGTCGCCGACCTCGCCGACCGTTACAGTTTCGGCGAGATTCGCGTCACCCATGAGCAAAACCTGGTGCTGGCCCATGTGCGCCAGAAGGATCTCGCCGAACTCTGGCGCGAGCTGTCGGCGATCGAGCTGGCGACCCCCAACATCGGCCAGGTCAGCGATATCATCGCCTGTCCGGGCCTCGACTATTGCAATCTTGCCAATGCCCGCTCGATTCCGGTGGCACAGGAGATCAGCGAGCGGTTTTCCGATCTCAGCCGGCAGCACGGCATCGGCGAACTCAAGATCAAGATCTCGGGTTGCATCAACGCCTGCGGCCACCATCACGTCGGCCATATCGGCATCCTCGGCGTCGATAAGAAAGGCGAGGAATTCTATCAGATCACGCTTGGCGGCAGCGCCGACCAGAATGCCTCGCTGGGGGCAATCGTGGGTCCCGCCTTTGCCGCCGATCAAGTCGGCGATGCGGTCGAAACCATCGTCGAAACCTATGTCGGCCTTCGACACAACGGCGAGCGCTTTCTCGACACCTACCGTCGGATTGGCGCGGAACCCTTCAAGGAGAAGCTCTATGCCCCTCATTAA
- a CDS encoding DUF2849 domain-containing protein, which produces MSQQVVTANRLRDGAVVYLAEDGTWTERIDEARIAEDAEFAQELLATGEAAQRDGIVVESYLIKLGDGWHPQGCRETIRSKGPSVRLDLGKQAYGS; this is translated from the coding sequence ATGAGCCAACAGGTCGTTACTGCCAACCGCTTGCGCGACGGAGCGGTTGTCTATCTCGCCGAGGACGGCACCTGGACCGAAAGGATCGACGAGGCCCGCATCGCCGAGGACGCGGAGTTTGCCCAGGAGTTGCTGGCCACCGGGGAGGCCGCCCAGCGCGACGGTATCGTCGTCGAGTCCTACCTGATCAAGCTCGGCGACGGATGGCACCCGCAGGGGTGCCGCGAAACGATACGCAGCAAGGGCCCGTCGGTGCGGTTGGACCTCGGCAAGCAGGCCTACGGGAGCTAA
- the cobA gene encoding uroporphyrinogen-III C-methyltransferase: protein MQYFPLFLSLQARPVVVVGGGEPAARKIRLLRKADALVTVVAFDVVAEIDALVNDGTVAWVRRGFVAGDLRDKVLAIAATGREAVDARVGEAAQDAGIPVNVVDRADLSTFVTPAVVDRDPVVVAIGSGGAAPVLARRLRAAIERLLPQRLGALARFAESFRTAVKATTTSDTERRRFWESFFDGPVAARVLDGDIAGAREQMLSLINRPQSDSGDAGSVHIVGAGPGDPELLTLKALRLLENADVVIYDKLVGAGILDLVRRDAERIFVGKSKSRHTKTQAEINDSILAHARAGRRVVRLKGGDPFVFGRGGEEVAYLHRHGVTAEVVPGITAASGCAAATGIPLTHRDHAQAVTLLTGHVKDGASDLDWSTLAGRGRTLVIYMGVSAAARIAARLIESGLDAATPVAVIENGTLPSQKVAIGRVSETARLIVAGDITGPAVIVIGDVVTAATVETLPEFARAVGAN from the coding sequence GTGCAATATTTCCCTCTCTTTCTCTCTCTCCAGGCGCGTCCGGTGGTGGTTGTCGGCGGCGGCGAACCGGCCGCCCGCAAGATCCGGCTGCTGCGTAAGGCGGACGCCTTGGTCACGGTCGTCGCCTTCGATGTCGTTGCCGAAATCGACGCGCTGGTGAATGACGGTACGGTTGCTTGGGTGCGCCGCGGCTTCGTCGCCGGTGACCTGCGGGACAAGGTTCTTGCCATCGCCGCCACCGGCCGGGAGGCGGTCGATGCGCGGGTCGGCGAAGCGGCGCAAGACGCAGGCATTCCGGTAAATGTCGTCGATCGCGCCGACCTCTCCACTTTCGTCACGCCGGCGGTCGTCGATCGCGACCCGGTCGTGGTCGCCATCGGTTCCGGTGGCGCGGCGCCGGTGCTGGCCCGTCGCCTGCGCGCCGCTATCGAGCGCCTGCTGCCGCAGCGGTTGGGCGCGCTGGCGCGTTTCGCCGAATCCTTTCGTACCGCGGTCAAGGCGACGACGACCAGCGATACCGAGCGGCGACGGTTCTGGGAATCGTTTTTCGACGGGCCGGTCGCGGCGCGGGTCCTCGACGGCGATATCGCCGGTGCCCGCGAGCAGATGCTATCGCTGATCAATCGGCCACAATCGGATAGCGGAGACGCCGGATCGGTTCACATCGTCGGCGCCGGTCCCGGCGACCCTGAGCTGCTGACGCTCAAGGCGCTGCGGTTGCTCGAAAATGCCGACGTGGTCATTTACGACAAACTCGTCGGTGCCGGCATTCTCGACCTTGTTCGGCGTGATGCGGAGCGGATCTTTGTCGGCAAGAGCAAGTCCCGCCACACCAAAACCCAGGCCGAGATCAACGACTCGATCCTGGCCCACGCCCGCGCCGGGCGCCGGGTCGTCCGGCTCAAGGGCGGCGACCCCTTCGTCTTCGGACGCGGGGGTGAGGAAGTCGCGTATTTGCACCGCCACGGCGTCACCGCCGAAGTCGTGCCCGGTATCACCGCGGCCAGCGGTTGCGCGGCGGCGACCGGTATTCCGCTCACCCATCGCGATCACGCCCAGGCTGTCACCTTGCTGACCGGTCACGTCAAGGACGGTGCGTCGGACCTCGATTGGTCGACGCTCGCCGGGCGCGGCCGGACATTGGTGATTTACATGGGCGTTTCGGCGGCGGCCCGGATTGCCGCGCGGCTGATCGAAAGCGGATTGGACGCGGCGACGCCGGTCGCCGTGATCGAGAACGGCACCTTGCCCAGTCAAAAGGTCGCCATCGGCAGGGTCAGCGAGACCGCGCGCTTGATCGTCGCCGGCGATATCACGGGACCGGCGGTGATCGTCATCGGCGACGTCGTCACCGCGGCTACTGTCGAGACGTTGCCTGAATTCGCGCGCGCCGTCGGCGCCAACTGA
- a CDS encoding methyltransferase domain-containing protein: MDNASIIKSYNRWAPGYDVVFSGIVQNGRKLAVELMKCRPGDRVLEVGVGTGLSLSFYPRETEVVGIDLTPSMLEKAKKRAERKDIDNVDLTVMDAQSMTFPDASFDKIVAMYVASVVPDPKKMVEEMRRVCKPGGDIFIVNHFENEFWLVRGFETLLAPLSKFLGFRPDFPLADFVAETGLDVIETQPVNLFGYWTLIRARNEI; this comes from the coding sequence ATGGACAACGCCAGTATCATCAAATCGTACAACCGCTGGGCGCCCGGTTACGACGTAGTCTTTTCCGGCATCGTCCAGAACGGGCGCAAACTGGCGGTCGAATTGATGAAATGCCGGCCCGGAGACCGCGTCCTCGAGGTCGGCGTGGGAACCGGACTTTCGCTTTCCTTCTATCCGCGTGAAACCGAGGTCGTCGGCATCGACCTCACGCCCAGCATGTTGGAAAAGGCGAAGAAGAGGGCCGAACGGAAGGATATCGACAATGTCGACCTGACGGTCATGGACGCGCAATCGATGACGTTCCCCGACGCCAGCTTCGACAAGATCGTCGCCATGTATGTCGCGTCCGTGGTGCCGGATCCGAAGAAGATGGTGGAAGAAATGCGCCGGGTCTGCAAACCGGGCGGTGACATATTTATCGTCAACCATTTCGAAAACGAGTTTTGGCTGGTGCGGGGTTTCGAGACATTGCTCGCGCCGCTGTCGAAATTTCTCGGCTTCCGGCCCGATTTCCCGCTCGCCGACTTCGTTGCCGAGACCGGCCTCGACGTCATCGAAACCCAGCCCGTCAATCTGTTCGGTTATTGGACCCTGATCCGCGCCCGCAACGAAATCTGA
- a CDS encoding RidA family protein, producing the protein MPEIKRQRVATRMSQIVEYGDLVFLAGQVGDDASADAAGQTQQILDKIDAYLGEAGTDKTKILSATIWLSDIRYYAPMNEVWDAWVPDGHAPARTCVETLLAAPQFLVEITVVAGR; encoded by the coding sequence ATGCCGGAGATCAAACGCCAACGGGTTGCCACGCGAATGAGTCAGATCGTCGAATACGGCGATCTGGTGTTTCTGGCCGGGCAGGTCGGCGACGACGCCTCGGCCGACGCCGCCGGCCAGACCCAGCAAATTCTCGACAAGATCGATGCCTATCTCGGCGAGGCCGGCACCGATAAGACCAAGATCCTGTCGGCCACGATCTGGCTGTCGGATATTCGCTATTACGCGCCGATGAACGAGGTCTGGGACGCCTGGGTGCCGGACGGACATGCCCCGGCTCGGACCTGCGTCGAGACACTCCTCGCCGCTCCCCAGTTCCTCGTCGAAATCACCGTCGTCGCCGGCCGGTAG